The proteins below are encoded in one region of uncultured Eubacteriales bacterium:
- the udp gene encoding Uridine phosphorylase codes for MHEHDLQFHIQCKAGDVGRYCILPGDPGRCEIIAQHFDNPAKVQSNREYTVYTGTLLGEKVSVCSTGIGGPSAVIAMEELTKIGADTFVRVGTCGGIKLEVQSGDVVVATGAIRHEGTSREYAPIEFPAVSDYEVLTALVSSARDMGYRCHTGVVQCKDSFYGQHDPARMPVSYELLAKWEAWKRLGVLASEMESAALFTCAAALGVRCGSAFHVIWNQERDVAGLPQDESHDVSSAVKVGVEALKRLIAADRARQ; via the coding sequence ATGCACGAACATGATTTACAGTTCCATATCCAGTGTAAGGCGGGTGACGTGGGCCGCTACTGCATCCTGCCCGGGGACCCCGGCCGGTGCGAGATCATCGCCCAGCACTTTGATAACCCCGCAAAGGTTCAGTCCAACCGGGAGTACACCGTCTATACCGGCACGCTCCTGGGGGAGAAGGTCAGCGTCTGCTCCACCGGCATCGGCGGGCCCTCTGCCGTCATCGCCATGGAGGAGCTTACCAAGATCGGCGCGGACACCTTCGTCCGTGTGGGTACCTGCGGGGGCATCAAGCTGGAGGTCCAGTCGGGCGATGTGGTCGTTGCCACGGGCGCCATCCGGCACGAGGGCACCTCACGGGAGTACGCCCCCATCGAATTTCCTGCCGTGTCCGACTACGAGGTCCTCACCGCCCTGGTGAGTTCGGCCAGGGACATGGGCTACCGCTGTCATACCGGCGTGGTTCAGTGCAAGGACTCCTTCTACGGCCAGCACGACCCCGCCCGTATGCCCGTGAGCTACGAGCTCCTTGCCAAGTGGGAGGCGTGGAAACGTCTGGGGGTCCTGGCCAGCGAGATGGAGTCGGCCGCCCTCTTCACCTGCGCCGCCGCCCTGGGGGTGCGCTGCGGAAGCGCGTTCCATGTTATCTGGAACCAGGAGCGGGACGTGGCTGGCCTCCCACAGGACGAGAGCCACGACGTCTCCTCCGCCGTTAAGGTGGGCGTGGAGGCCCTCAAGCGTCTCATCGCTGCCGACCGGGCCAGGCAGTAG
- the yycF gene encoding Transcriptional regulatory protein YycF, producing the protein MKILVVDDERVLVKGIKFNLESEGYQVETGYDGEEAVELARNGSFDLIILDLMMPKIDGLQACMRIREFSNVPIIMLTARSEDTDKIIGFECGADDYITKPFNILELKARVRALLRRAGMAAQRDRSARLTAGHIVVDADERAAWRDGTPVELTAKEFDLIELLMKNPGRVYSRENLLNVVWGYEYAGDYRTVDVHVRRLREKLELDSANPEYILTKWGVGYYFKNS; encoded by the coding sequence ATGAAAATTTTAGTGGTAGACGACGAGCGCGTACTGGTCAAGGGCATCAAGTTCAATCTGGAGAGCGAGGGCTACCAGGTGGAGACCGGGTACGACGGGGAGGAGGCCGTGGAGCTTGCCCGCAACGGCTCCTTCGACCTCATTATTCTCGATCTGATGATGCCCAAGATCGACGGGCTCCAGGCCTGTATGCGCATCCGGGAGTTTTCCAATGTGCCCATTATTATGTTAACCGCCCGCAGCGAGGACACCGATAAGATCATCGGCTTTGAGTGCGGGGCGGACGACTATATTACCAAGCCCTTCAACATTCTGGAGCTGAAAGCCAGGGTCCGGGCCCTCCTCCGCCGTGCGGGGATGGCGGCCCAGCGGGACCGCTCCGCCCGCCTCACCGCCGGGCACATCGTGGTGGATGCCGACGAGCGGGCCGCTTGGCGGGACGGTACTCCCGTGGAGCTCACCGCCAAGGAGTTCGACCTCATCGAGCTGCTGATGAAAAACCCCGGCCGAGTGTACAGCCGGGAAAATCTTTTGAACGTGGTCTGGGGCTACGAATACGCCGGGGACTACCGTACGGTGGACGTACATGTCCGCCGCCTACGGGAGAAGTTAGAGCTAGACAGCGCCAACCCCGAGTACATCCTCACCAAATGGGGGGTGGGGTATTACTTTAAAAATAGTTGA
- a CDS encoding ComEA protein: protein MKISKLEFATLLLTAVFLAFSLGWFLRGSTAAQPVRVETERTLSAAENSPVVLPTPSESAVPIIDINTAAAEELEALPGIGPKRAADIVAYREEHGPFRIPEDIAKVPGIGESTLEGLIDFITTGE from the coding sequence ATGAAGATTTCAAAACTAGAATTTGCCACCCTGCTCCTCACCGCCGTCTTCCTCGCGTTCTCTTTGGGCTGGTTTCTCCGGGGGAGTACCGCTGCCCAGCCAGTCCGGGTGGAGACCGAGCGAACCCTCTCCGCCGCTGAGAATTCTCCCGTTGTGCTCCCCACCCCCAGCGAGAGCGCCGTGCCCATCATCGACATCAACACCGCCGCAGCCGAAGAGCTGGAGGCTTTGCCCGGCATCGGGCCCAAGCGGGCCGCCGACATCGTCGCCTATCGGGAGGAGCATGGCCCCTTCCGTATCCCGGAGGACATTGCCAAGGTACCAGGCATTGGAGAGAGTACCTTAGAGGGCCTCATCGACTTCATCACGACAGGAGAGTAG
- a CDS encoding Serine-type D-Ala-D-Ala carboxypeptidase, producing the protein MKKNRAVSLFLALTLISGLLSPFARAEASSVDDYHVDAKAAILVDTANGEILYEQNAHEKMYPASITKIMTALLTIEAVDRGELSLDQLITASDVVNDKMISGASTQNIKMGEVMPLRDVLACALIPSANEACNILAVTVSGSLSAFAELMNQRAAELGCENTHFTNPHGLHDDDHYTTAYDIALIAETAMTYPLFREMVTSKSYEVAATNMTGVRTLHDTNALISNFNKTGYLYQYATGIKTGYTPEAGYCLASSATKGDRSLIAVVLGAEREPNTTGSEGFTYFTESKRLLEWGFSNFSRRTVIDGTDPLLTVPVTLSEEAEQVVAEPNGSIEATLPDDWDLPDFDFKTESLYPDGIEAPVQKGQVLGKVTVSYRDKTYGTLDLVAVADVERSELLYRLDRLQKFFDQLWVKLVILLVILLVLILILRFVFFGRRRRNNRSYRSRYSGRRR; encoded by the coding sequence ATGAAAAAAAATCGTGCTGTTTCTCTTTTCCTTGCCCTCACGTTGATTTCGGGGCTGCTGTCCCCATTCGCCAGGGCGGAGGCCTCCTCGGTGGATGACTACCATGTGGATGCGAAAGCCGCCATCCTGGTGGACACCGCCAATGGTGAGATCCTCTACGAACAAAATGCCCATGAGAAAATGTATCCTGCCAGCATCACCAAGATTATGACCGCCCTGCTCACCATCGAGGCGGTAGACCGGGGCGAGCTGAGCCTGGATCAGCTCATCACCGCCAGCGACGTCGTGAACGACAAGATGATCTCGGGGGCCTCCACCCAGAACATTAAGATGGGGGAGGTCATGCCCCTGCGCGACGTGCTGGCCTGCGCCCTCATCCCCTCGGCAAACGAGGCGTGCAATATCCTGGCCGTGACGGTATCCGGCTCCCTCAGCGCGTTCGCGGAGCTGATGAACCAGCGGGCCGCCGAGCTGGGCTGTGAGAACACTCACTTTACGAATCCCCACGGTCTCCACGACGATGACCACTACACCACCGCCTACGATATCGCCCTCATCGCCGAAACCGCCATGACCTACCCCCTCTTCCGGGAGATGGTCACCTCCAAAAGCTACGAGGTGGCCGCCACCAACATGACGGGGGTACGAACCCTGCACGATACCAACGCCCTCATCTCCAACTTTAACAAGACCGGCTACCTCTACCAGTACGCCACCGGCATTAAAACCGGGTACACCCCCGAGGCGGGGTACTGTCTGGCCTCCTCCGCCACCAAGGGGGACCGCTCTCTCATCGCGGTAGTCCTGGGCGCGGAGCGGGAACCGAACACCACTGGGAGCGAGGGCTTTACCTACTTCACCGAGAGCAAGCGCCTACTTGAGTGGGGCTTTAGCAACTTCTCCCGCCGCACCGTCATCGATGGAACCGACCCCCTGCTTACTGTCCCTGTCACCCTCTCCGAGGAAGCTGAGCAGGTGGTTGCCGAGCCCAACGGCTCTATCGAGGCTACCCTGCCCGACGACTGGGACCTCCCAGACTTCGACTTCAAGACCGAGTCGCTCTACCCCGACGGCATCGAGGCCCCCGTACAGAAGGGCCAGGTGCTGGGGAAAGTCACGGTCTCTTACCGGGACAAGACTTACGGCACTCTGGACCTGGTGGCGGTAGCCGACGTGGAGCGGTCCGAGCTCCTTTACCGGCTGGACCGGCTGCAAAAGTTTTTCGACCAGCTCTGGGTCAAGCTGGTGATTTTGCTGGTTATCCTTCTGGTGCTGATACTGATTTTGCGGTTCGTCTTCTTCGGGCGGAGGCGCAGAAACAATAGGAGCTACCGCAGCCGCTACAGCGGGCGGCGGAGATAA
- a CDS encoding TipAS antibiotic-recognition domain protein, with translation MEYTIKALAELAGLTTRTLRWYDSLGLLKPRRVTETGYRLYGGAEVDRLQQVLFYRELGLELADIRRILDDPAFNREAALQSHLAALEERKTRLENLILTVQHTLKEGQTMSDREKFEGFKENALRENEEKYGTEIREKYGEDVVEQSNKQFRSLTKAQFEEMNSLAAQIQERLEKAVAGGLEPVGEEGLAIAALHRRWLTFTWPSYSPQAHAGLGEMYVADERFTAYYDAKVPGCAAFLRGAIGAYVKTV, from the coding sequence GTGGAATACACTATCAAGGCATTGGCGGAGCTGGCGGGGCTGACCACCCGCACCCTGCGTTGGTACGACAGTCTGGGGCTCCTAAAGCCCCGCCGGGTCACCGAAACGGGCTATCGGCTCTACGGCGGCGCAGAGGTGGATCGGCTCCAGCAGGTTCTCTTCTACCGGGAGTTGGGGCTGGAGCTGGCGGATATCCGCCGCATCCTGGACGACCCGGCCTTCAACCGTGAGGCGGCGCTGCAGAGCCACCTCGCCGCCCTGGAGGAGCGCAAGACCCGACTGGAGAACCTTATCCTGACGGTACAACACACATTGAAGGAGGGACAAACCATGTCCGACAGAGAAAAATTCGAGGGCTTTAAGGAAAATGCCCTGAGAGAGAACGAAGAGAAGTACGGCACGGAAATCCGGGAGAAGTACGGAGAGGACGTTGTGGAGCAGAGCAACAAGCAGTTCCGAAGCCTCACAAAGGCACAATTTGAGGAGATGAACAGCCTTGCCGCCCAGATCCAGGAGCGGCTTGAAAAGGCCGTGGCCGGTGGCTTGGAGCCTGTCGGTGAGGAGGGGCTTGCCATCGCCGCCCTCCACCGACGCTGGCTTACCTTCACCTGGCCCAGCTACTCCCCGCAAGCCCATGCGGGCCTGGGCGAGATGTACGTGGCCGACGAGCGGTTCACGGCGTATTACGACGCGAAGGTTCCAGGCTGCGCTGCCTTCCTGCGGGGCGCGATCGGAGCATATGTGAAGACGGTATAA
- a CDS encoding Peptidase, S54 family: MKKLHYNSPVILTFFFLSLAALLLGFATGGQTTRDIFSVYRSSVGPLFFVRLFGHVLGHASWDHFTGNMVLLLVVGPPLEERYGSRTLLFGILATALISGLLQCVLFPGVALLGASGIVFMLIMLSSLAGMKSGSVPVTLILVAVLYMGKEVYSALFVQNNVANFMHLVGGACGTVFGYLVRRR, translated from the coding sequence ATGAAAAAGCTGCATTACAACTCCCCTGTGATCCTGACCTTCTTCTTTCTCTCCCTCGCCGCGCTGCTGCTGGGTTTCGCCACCGGTGGGCAGACCACCCGGGATATCTTCTCGGTCTATCGCTCCAGCGTTGGTCCCCTCTTCTTTGTGCGCCTCTTCGGTCACGTGCTGGGCCACGCAAGCTGGGACCATTTCACAGGCAACATGGTGCTCCTGCTGGTGGTGGGCCCTCCGCTGGAGGAGAGGTACGGCAGCCGCACGCTGCTCTTCGGCATCCTGGCCACCGCCCTCATCTCGGGGCTCCTCCAGTGCGTCCTGTTTCCCGGCGTGGCCCTGCTGGGGGCCAGCGGCATCGTGTTCATGCTCATCATGCTCTCCTCCCTGGCGGGGATGAAGAGCGGCTCGGTTCCCGTCACCCTCATTCTGGTGGCGGTGCTCTATATGGGTAAGGAGGTCTACTCCGCTCTTTTCGTGCAAAATAATGTGGCAAATTTCATGCACCTGGTGGGCGGCGCCTGCGGCACCGTCTTTGGATACCTGGTGCGCAGGCGCTGA
- a CDS encoding Metal cation transporter, ZIP family: MQPILWAAMGTGFTFLMTSLGASVVFFFKKQATAGAQRIFLGFAAGVMIAASVWSLLIPAIEEAEAAGMVGWVPAAGGFILGVAFLMALDALLPHLHPGAKKPEGVKSHLKRTSLLVFAVTLHNIPEGMAVGLSFALAAQHGSDPALYTAAMALAIGIGIQNFPEGAAISLPLRQEGMSRTRAFLSGAGSGIVEPIFGILTVLVAGSIVHLMPWLLSFAAGAMIYVVVEELIPEAHLGEHSNLGTLGVMAGFLVMMVLDVALG, from the coding sequence ATGCAACCGATTTTATGGGCTGCCATGGGAACCGGCTTTACGTTTTTAATGACGAGCTTAGGTGCGTCAGTGGTCTTTTTCTTTAAAAAACAGGCGACTGCGGGAGCGCAGCGGATTTTTCTGGGCTTTGCCGCTGGAGTAATGATCGCCGCGTCGGTCTGGTCCTTGCTCATCCCCGCCATCGAGGAGGCCGAGGCCGCGGGTATGGTCGGCTGGGTCCCAGCGGCGGGCGGGTTTATCCTGGGCGTGGCGTTTCTCATGGCGCTGGACGCGCTGCTGCCCCATCTGCACCCCGGCGCGAAAAAGCCGGAGGGCGTGAAGTCTCACCTGAAACGGACCAGTCTTTTAGTATTTGCCGTTACCCTACATAACATCCCCGAGGGTATGGCTGTGGGCCTCTCCTTCGCCCTAGCTGCCCAGCATGGTAGCGACCCGGCGCTCTATACCGCCGCCATGGCCCTGGCAATTGGCATTGGAATCCAAAATTTTCCTGAAGGTGCGGCGATCTCCCTTCCTCTCCGCCAGGAGGGGATGAGTCGGACGCGGGCCTTCCTCAGCGGAGCGGGCTCCGGTATTGTGGAGCCCATCTTCGGTATCCTCACCGTATTGGTGGCGGGCAGCATCGTCCACCTTATGCCTTGGCTCCTGTCCTTCGCCGCCGGGGCCATGATCTACGTAGTGGTGGAGGAGCTCATTCCTGAGGCTCACCTAGGTGAGCACTCCAACCTGGGTACCCTGGGCGTCATGGCTGGGTTTTTGGTAATGATGGTTTTGGATGTGGCGCTGGGATAA
- a CDS encoding hypothetical protein (Evidence 5 : No homology to any previously reported sequences): MRNATPRINPPAAGTQPTIPAASASSMAGMSKDQTDAAIITPAAKPRKIRCAPAVACFLKKKTTDAPKLVIKNVKPVPMAAHKIGCIFLSSSLFFDVSHLLCPAGETMSSDKRLPRLNADFWKKN; encoded by the coding sequence ATGAGAAACGCCACGCCCAGGATAAACCCGCCCGCCGCTGGGACCCAGCCGACCATACCCGCGGCCTCGGCCTCCTCGATGGCGGGGATGAGCAAGGACCAGACCGACGCGGCGATCATTACTCCAGCGGCAAAGCCCAGAAAAATCCGCTGCGCTCCCGCAGTCGCCTGTTTTTTAAAGAAAAAGACCACTGACGCACCTAAGCTCGTCATTAAAAACGTAAAGCCGGTTCCCATGGCAGCCCATAAAATCGGTTGCATATTTCTCTCTTCCTCTCTCTTTTTCGATGTCTCACATTTATTATGCCCCGCGGGGGAAACGATGTCAAGCGACAAACGTCTCCCTCGTCTTAACGCTGATTTTTGGAAAAAGAATTAA
- the spoIVB gene encoding SpoIVB peptidase yields MKEEKQGPRPAARTVAAGLALVFALGFWGGPAAAAEVDRTVVPLGRAVGIKMFSDGVLVVGLSEIATADGAQAPARACGLREGDIITHINSEEVDTIEEVQEILQSSGDEKLSIRAMRGDKKVQMTVQAAQCSADGSYKLGAWIRDSMAGIGTMTFYDPDSGLFGALGHGISDVDTAMLMPLQSGSIMYAEVTGVEKGAAGAPGELHGAFKTDKDLGELYANTKSGVFGELVDDSLAGDAKPVEIASRSEVQVGKATILSNIAGNEVAEYEVEITRLYPENPSDTRNLMLKVTDQRLLETTGGIVQGMSGSPILQNGKLVGAVTHVLVNDPTQGYGILAENMLAQADSETSVKMS; encoded by the coding sequence ATGAAGGAGGAGAAACAGGGCCCACGCCCCGCGGCCCGGACGGTGGCGGCCGGACTGGCGCTCGTTTTTGCCCTGGGTTTTTGGGGCGGCCCGGCCGCGGCGGCTGAGGTAGACCGGACCGTGGTTCCGCTGGGCCGGGCCGTAGGCATCAAGATGTTCTCCGACGGGGTGCTGGTCGTCGGCCTGTCGGAGATTGCCACAGCGGATGGAGCCCAGGCCCCCGCCAGGGCCTGCGGCCTGCGTGAGGGGGACATTATCACGCACATCAACAGCGAAGAAGTAGACACGATTGAGGAAGTCCAGGAGATTTTGCAATCCTCAGGGGACGAAAAACTCTCCATCCGGGCCATGCGTGGGGACAAGAAGGTGCAGATGACCGTTCAGGCCGCCCAGTGCAGCGCTGACGGCAGCTATAAGCTGGGTGCCTGGATCCGCGACTCCATGGCAGGCATCGGCACTATGACCTTTTACGATCCCGACTCCGGCTTGTTCGGGGCCCTGGGCCACGGCATCAGCGACGTGGACACCGCCATGCTCATGCCCCTTCAATCCGGTTCCATCATGTATGCCGAGGTGACCGGCGTGGAGAAGGGGGCGGCGGGCGCACCCGGCGAGTTGCATGGTGCGTTCAAGACTGACAAGGACCTGGGCGAGCTGTACGCCAACACCAAGAGCGGCGTCTTTGGCGAACTGGTGGACGACAGCCTGGCCGGTGACGCAAAGCCCGTCGAGATTGCGTCCAGGAGCGAGGTGCAGGTGGGCAAAGCCACCATCCTCTCTAATATCGCGGGGAACGAGGTTGCCGAGTATGAGGTGGAGATCACCCGCCTCTACCCAGAGAATCCGAGTGACACCCGCAACCTCATGCTCAAGGTCACCGACCAGCGGCTCCTGGAGACCACCGGCGGCATCGTACAGGGCATGAGCGGCAGCCCTATCCTGCAAAACGGCAAGCTGGTGGGCGCGGTCACTCACGTGCTGGTAAATGACCCCACCCAGGGCTATGGCATCCTGGCAGAGAATATGTTGGCCCAAGCTGATAGCGAAACGTCGGTTAAAATGTCGTAG
- the spo0A gene encoding Stage 0 sporulation protein A homolog: METKKRILVADAGEEFRRLLVNAISEESDLEVVADTCDGQEVCRLAQELHPDLVAMDLVLTRMDGLEVLQTINTMLPRPRILVLSSFANGPLAVHAATAGADYYLMKPAKLSTVVERIRQLCGQSLLEMPQETPNRSSSREQSLESTVTAIIHEIGVPAHIKGYQYLREAIIIAVEDMEVINAVTKILYPEVAKRFSTTASRVERAIRHAIEVAWDRGDLETLQKYFGYTVSNAKGKPTNSEFIAMIADRLQLQRKEK, translated from the coding sequence ATGGAGACGAAGAAGAGAATACTGGTAGCCGACGCAGGCGAAGAGTTTCGCCGACTCTTGGTAAACGCAATCTCGGAGGAATCCGATCTTGAGGTGGTAGCCGACACCTGCGACGGGCAGGAGGTGTGCCGCCTGGCGCAGGAACTGCACCCCGACCTGGTAGCGATGGATCTGGTGCTCACCCGCATGGATGGTCTGGAAGTTTTGCAGACTATCAATACCATGCTGCCCCGTCCCCGGATTTTGGTGCTGTCCAGCTTTGCGAATGGCCCCTTGGCTGTCCACGCCGCCACGGCCGGGGCGGATTACTATCTCATGAAACCGGCGAAGCTCTCCACGGTAGTGGAGCGTATCCGCCAGCTCTGCGGGCAGTCCTTGCTGGAGATGCCCCAGGAGACGCCTAACCGCTCCAGCAGCCGGGAGCAGAGCCTGGAGAGCACGGTCACCGCCATTATCCACGAGATCGGCGTACCGGCCCATATCAAAGGCTACCAATATCTCCGCGAAGCCATTATCATCGCGGTGGAGGACATGGAGGTCATCAACGCCGTAACTAAAATCCTCTACCCCGAAGTGGCAAAGCGGTTTTCCACCACCGCATCCCGCGTAGAACGGGCCATTCGCCATGCTATTGAAGTGGCCTGGGACCGAGGCGACCTGGAGACTTTACAAAAGTATTTTGGCTATACGGTTTCCAACGCCAAGGGCAAACCCACCAACAGTGAATTCATCGCCATGATCGCCGACCGACTGCAATTGCAGCGAAAAGAAAAATAA
- a CDS encoding exported hypothetical protein (Evidence 5 : No homology to any previously reported sequences) gives MKTMNITKRITAFALTAALLSGLCSCSQNNNDSSGVPGASAAVQSSTPAADDVTPQTNAPSGPAASVPAQADMPMESLWYYYNMLDSSQQAAYLELYDAIQAWINNDSDTQPFAYELRNPGSTVDGDDLLMDVKWDNPIIAQYFNTITAEKTSDSIRFTDMDDQHIFGNTQDVRQAIRDAEAAADAILSGLSSSMSDYDKYWYIAKKLCEETAFDYDFPQVAMRQFLDDSGVYGALVNRLAVCQGFAQTYDYLCKRSGLFSLVVSGNVASGDHAWNIIKLDDGYYHVDTLWMQLNENRYFCLTDKQVAVDHTIISMYHPECDGSIYAYQGA, from the coding sequence ATGAAAACCATGAATATTACGAAAAGAATTACCGCCTTTGCACTCACAGCCGCACTGTTGAGTGGGCTATGCTCCTGCTCGCAAAACAATAACGACAGCTCCGGTGTGCCGGGCGCAAGCGCGGCGGTGCAGTCAAGCACGCCTGCCGCAGACGATGTTACGCCCCAGACGAATGCGCCAAGCGGCCCCGCTGCTTCGGTGCCGGCTCAAGCTGACATGCCGATGGAATCGTTGTGGTATTACTACAATATGCTTGATTCCTCACAGCAAGCGGCTTATCTGGAGCTGTACGATGCCATCCAAGCCTGGATCAATAACGACTCGGATACGCAGCCCTTTGCATATGAGCTTAGGAATCCTGGTTCCACAGTCGACGGCGACGATCTCTTGATGGACGTGAAGTGGGATAATCCGATTATCGCACAGTATTTTAACACCATTACCGCTGAAAAGACGAGCGACTCAATCCGGTTTACAGATATGGACGATCAGCATATCTTTGGAAATACGCAAGATGTCCGTCAGGCGATTCGTGATGCGGAGGCAGCCGCGGATGCCATCTTGTCCGGGTTGAGTTCGTCAATGAGCGACTACGATAAATACTGGTATATTGCAAAAAAACTCTGTGAGGAAACTGCCTTTGATTACGATTTTCCGCAAGTTGCAATGAGGCAGTTCCTTGACGACTCAGGAGTCTACGGTGCGCTGGTTAACCGCCTCGCTGTTTGCCAAGGCTTCGCGCAAACTTACGACTACCTTTGCAAGCGCTCTGGTTTGTTCAGTCTTGTAGTGTCCGGTAATGTCGCCTCAGGAGATCACGCTTGGAATATTATCAAACTGGATGACGGTTATTACCATGTGGATACGCTATGGATGCAATTAAATGAAAACCGGTATTTTTGCCTGACAGACAAACAAGTTGCAGTAGACCACACGATTATCAGCATGTACCATCCCGAGTGCGACGGCAGTATATACGCTTATCAAGGAGCCTAG
- a CDS encoding hypothetical protein (Evidence 5 : No homology to any previously reported sequences), with translation MLDCTAALAPGTPELSLLFCEQEHSPLNSAAVSAKAVILFVIFMVFMLASTINMPGVKLLMHTRYKARKNIKS, from the coding sequence GTGCTTGACTGCACCGCCGCGCTTGCGCCCGGCACACCGGAGCTGTCGTTATTGTTTTGCGAGCAGGAGCATAGCCCACTCAACAGTGCGGCTGTGAGTGCAAAGGCGGTAATTCTTTTCGTAATATTCATGGTTTTCATGCTAGCCTCCACGATCAATATGCCTGGCGTCAAATTACTTATGCATACCCGGTATAAAGCAAGGAAAAATATAAAAAGCTAA
- a CDS encoding Carboxymuconolactone decarboxylase, translating to MDVIQENLHYFIEKHGSIYEAYEEYGNKLHEEGGPLDSKTRWLIKVAISASCQYEFALRTHIRKAVANGCTKEEIEHAVLLVAPTGGFPKMMEALLVLRDELWDR from the coding sequence TTGGATGTAATACAAGAGAATCTGCACTATTTTATAGAAAAGCATGGTAGTATTTATGAAGCCTATGAGGAATATGGCAACAAGCTGCATGAGGAGGGGGGGCCTCTTGACAGTAAAACAAGGTGGCTGATCAAGGTGGCTATTTCGGCCTCCTGCCAATATGAATTCGCGCTCAGAACCCATATAAGAAAAGCTGTTGCAAACGGCTGTACAAAAGAAGAAATAGAGCACGCTGTTTTACTGGTTGCACCCACCGGAGGTTTTCCAAAGATGATGGAAGCCTTGTTGGTGTTAAGGGACGAGTTGTGGGATCGTTGA